In one window of Photobacterium leiognathi DNA:
- a CDS encoding SURF1 family protein has product MQKIAFVVFTFVIVAMLGKLGFWQLSRGAEKLKLQQQVEETAESTAISDLTLLPTAPLWHRVSLVGVFDNSRPILLDNQLNNGRVGYHLYLPFRTQERWLLVNLGWLAAPPYREMLPVIPDVHGEQTITGIIAPASSLLTLKQEVAPTQWSLRVQNIELTELATVLDRNLPTWVIQISATNPVALKQNWQPVVMKADKHYGYAMQWFVMAFAVLGMAGWWLLRESD; this is encoded by the coding sequence ATGCAAAAAATAGCTTTTGTTGTTTTTACCTTCGTCATTGTCGCTATGTTGGGAAAATTAGGTTTTTGGCAATTAAGCCGAGGCGCTGAAAAACTCAAATTACAGCAACAGGTAGAAGAAACCGCTGAAAGTACGGCTATTTCTGATCTCACGTTATTACCCACAGCACCACTATGGCACAGGGTGTCATTGGTTGGTGTGTTTGATAATAGCCGCCCTATTTTATTGGATAACCAACTTAATAATGGTCGAGTCGGTTACCACCTCTACTTACCTTTTAGAACCCAAGAACGCTGGTTATTAGTCAACCTTGGGTGGCTTGCTGCACCTCCGTATCGCGAAATGTTACCAGTGATCCCTGACGTTCATGGGGAGCAAACCATTACTGGCATCATTGCTCCTGCCTCATCATTGTTAACACTCAAGCAAGAGGTCGCACCAACACAGTGGTCACTGCGAGTACAAAATATTGAGTTAACCGAGCTAGCAACAGTATTAGATCGCAATTTACCGACTTGGGTAATTCAGATCTCAGCAACAAACCCCGTTGCACTTAAGCAAAATTGGCAACCAGTGGTGATGAAAGCAGATAAGCATTATGGCTATGCCATGCAATGGTTTGTGATGGCATTTGCGGTACTTGGGATGGCGGGATGGTGGTTATTAAGGGAGAGCGACTAA
- the coxB gene encoding cytochrome c oxidase subunit II encodes MIRSLIAGSAGVFFSLPVMAETLQLNMTPGVTAVSQDVYGLHMTILYICIAIGVVVFGAMFWAIFHHRKSKGAKPASFHESTKVEIIWTVIPFIILIAMAVPATKTLIAMEDTSKSDVTILVTGSQWKWHYSYFDQDVEYYSHLATSAEQISNQRQKRDNYLLEVDYPLVLPVGQKVRFLITSQDVIHSWWVPAFAVKKDANPGFINEAWTRIDKPGIYRGQCAELCGKDHGFMPIVVIAKPQAEYEEWLQQIKITQRKAKEEEQRLLDMEMTMDELMTLGEKTYVARCAMCHQANGQGLPGAFPALASEGVSVDPKRKLEHISVVVHGKNGTAMQAFGPQLSLKELAAVITYERNAWGNDTGEVIQAAEVQAIKNGQQL; translated from the coding sequence ATGATTCGTTCATTGATCGCAGGAAGTGCGGGTGTATTTTTCTCACTGCCAGTGATGGCAGAAACCTTGCAATTGAACATGACGCCAGGCGTGACTGCGGTAAGTCAGGATGTATATGGTCTTCATATGACCATTCTTTACATTTGTATCGCTATTGGTGTGGTGGTGTTCGGTGCGATGTTTTGGGCGATTTTCCATCATCGAAAATCCAAAGGGGCGAAACCAGCCTCGTTTCATGAAAGTACTAAAGTCGAAATTATCTGGACGGTGATCCCTTTTATCATTCTCATTGCGATGGCAGTACCTGCGACCAAGACCTTAATCGCAATGGAAGATACCTCTAAATCTGATGTCACCATTTTGGTTACTGGCTCGCAATGGAAATGGCATTACAGCTATTTCGATCAAGATGTTGAATATTATTCCCACCTTGCGACTAGCGCCGAGCAGATCAGCAATCAGCGTCAAAAACGCGATAACTACTTACTTGAGGTGGATTATCCGTTAGTCCTTCCTGTTGGGCAAAAAGTTCGCTTTCTTATTACTTCACAAGACGTGATTCACTCATGGTGGGTTCCTGCATTCGCCGTGAAAAAAGATGCCAATCCCGGCTTTATTAATGAAGCATGGACACGGATAGATAAACCCGGCATTTATCGTGGTCAATGTGCCGAGTTGTGCGGAAAAGATCATGGCTTTATGCCGATTGTGGTGATTGCCAAACCGCAAGCAGAATACGAGGAATGGCTACAACAAATCAAGATCACCCAGCGTAAGGCTAAGGAAGAAGAGCAGCGACTACTGGATATGGAAATGACCATGGATGAGCTAATGACCTTAGGAGAGAAAACCTATGTTGCCCGATGTGCAATGTGTCACCAAGCTAATGGTCAAGGTCTTCCTGGGGCATTTCCAGCGCTCGCCAGTGAAGGCGTCTCGGTCGATCCAAAGCGTAAACTTGAACATATCAGTGTGGTAGTGCACGGCAAAAATGGTACCGCAATGCAAGCGTTTGGACCTCAGCTAAGTTTGAAGGAGTTAGCTGCTGTTATCACTTACGAGCGTAACGCGTGGGGTAATGATACTGGTGAAGTGATTCAAGCTGCAGAAGTGCAAGCAATTAAAAATGGCCAGCAATTATAA
- the lexA gene encoding transcriptional repressor LexA, translated as MKPLTLRQQQVFDLIKAKIDETGMPPTRAEIARELGFRSANAAEEHLKALARKEVLEIIPGASRGIRLLVTEEEPEEQGLPLIGRVAAGEPILAQEHVEAHYEVDPMLFKPRADFLLRVNGMSMKNIGIMDGDLLAVHKTQDVHNGQVVVARVDDDVTVKRLDKKGSKVLLHAENEEFSPIEVDLEHQSLTIEGIAVGVIRNADWM; from the coding sequence ATGAAGCCGTTGACATTACGCCAACAACAAGTCTTTGATTTGATCAAAGCGAAGATAGATGAAACTGGTATGCCACCAACACGTGCGGAAATTGCACGTGAATTAGGTTTTCGCTCAGCGAATGCGGCAGAAGAACATTTAAAAGCGTTAGCACGTAAAGAAGTATTGGAAATCATTCCGGGGGCTTCACGTGGTATTCGCCTATTGGTAACAGAGGAAGAGCCAGAAGAGCAAGGGCTACCATTGATTGGTCGTGTTGCTGCTGGTGAACCGATTTTAGCGCAAGAGCATGTTGAAGCGCATTACGAAGTCGATCCTATGTTATTTAAACCTCGTGCTGACTTTTTACTGCGTGTAAATGGCATGAGTATGAAGAATATCGGTATTATGGATGGCGATTTATTGGCTGTGCATAAAACCCAAGATGTGCATAACGGTCAAGTTGTGGTTGCTCGTGTTGACGACGACGTGACAGTTAAGCGTCTTGATAAAAAAGGCTCTAAAGTCTTGCTCCATGCGGAAAACGAAGAGTTTTCACCGATTGAAGTTGATTTAGAACACCAAAGCTTAACCATTGAAGGTATTGCCGTTGGCGTGATCCGCAACGCCGATTGGATGTGA
- a CDS encoding class I SAM-dependent methyltransferase, whose translation MTKVDRYVIPSDLLQPLWYRSRESLADDGLIYDPVAAAACRQCYLVPDCVNQDVPQRQLLHATLTLQCDHQVRDFLTRHPQGLIVNVGAGLDTRFYRLDNGRCRWFELDTDENLLWREKLFHRSDRYTLKTGSVLELDWLKRLPKMTHTSMMLLCDQALLSCDSQQLATFLQKIGCSFSNIEICVVVAGDLCHSPLAKKMGCSKYQHGYRYPAQQVLNWLPWAELVHCYSPLDRACPRWRAWQRWIAKMPSMKYRLTPVLVHLKL comes from the coding sequence ATGACGAAAGTAGATCGCTATGTAATTCCTTCAGATTTGCTTCAGCCACTTTGGTATCGCAGTCGTGAAAGTCTTGCTGATGATGGATTAATTTATGATCCAGTCGCGGCGGCGGCTTGTCGTCAGTGTTATCTCGTGCCCGATTGCGTCAATCAAGATGTTCCTCAGCGCCAATTATTACATGCGACACTGACTCTACAATGTGATCATCAGGTCAGGGATTTTCTCACTCGTCATCCTCAAGGGTTAATCGTCAATGTTGGCGCAGGACTCGATACCCGATTTTACCGCCTTGATAACGGACGTTGCCGTTGGTTTGAGTTAGATACCGATGAAAACCTATTGTGGCGAGAAAAGCTATTTCATCGCAGCGATCGCTACACGTTAAAAACCGGTTCAGTATTAGAGCTGGACTGGTTGAAGCGACTGCCTAAAATGACGCATACCTCAATGATGTTATTGTGCGATCAAGCATTATTAAGCTGTGATTCACAACAATTAGCGACATTTTTGCAAAAGATAGGCTGTAGTTTTAGCAATATCGAGATCTGTGTGGTTGTGGCTGGTGATCTCTGTCATAGCCCACTTGCAAAAAAAATGGGGTGCAGTAAATATCAACATGGCTACCGTTATCCTGCTCAGCAAGTGTTAAATTGGTTACCTTGGGCTGAATTAGTTCACTGCTACAGCCCATTAGATCGTGCTTGCCCACGGTGGCGAGCTTGGCAACGTTGGATCGCAAAGATGCCGAGTATGAAATATCGCTTAACTCCAGTGTTGGTCCATTTGAAATTATAA
- a CDS encoding DUF2909 domain-containing protein — MLIKILLIGLLLVIIISLFKALPVMLKGQSSRPMSHYLGWRIGLSVLAFILIVIALLTGVITPNPRPY; from the coding sequence ATGTTGATAAAAATACTACTCATTGGCTTATTGCTGGTGATCATCATTAGCCTGTTTAAGGCTCTCCCTGTCATGTTAAAAGGTCAGTCTTCTCGTCCTATGTCCCACTATTTAGGTTGGCGTATCGGACTCTCTGTACTTGCTTTTATTCTGATTGTCATAGCCCTATTAACGGGTGTTATTACCCCTAACCCTCGTCCGTATTAA
- a CDS encoding cytochrome c oxidase assembly protein: MSEPKKRRSLLGLIFASIGMFGFAFALVPLYDVFCDITGINGKTATTPTETSDRVDTSREVTVEFVAYINPGVKWQFTPQVKQITVHPGETKIIKYDAKNLTKVATIGQAVPSVTPGVAAKYFNKIECFCFNHQPLEGGENAELPLVFYIDPDLPKEIETLTLAYTLFNVAMDNPTAEQHSEVDNVKAL, from the coding sequence ATGAGTGAGCCGAAAAAGCGTCGGTCATTATTAGGACTCATCTTTGCATCAATAGGCATGTTTGGCTTTGCATTTGCATTAGTGCCTCTTTATGACGTGTTTTGCGATATCACTGGGATCAACGGAAAAACAGCGACGACACCAACAGAAACCAGTGATCGGGTTGATACCAGTCGAGAAGTCACAGTGGAATTTGTCGCTTATATTAATCCGGGTGTGAAATGGCAATTTACCCCGCAGGTAAAGCAAATCACGGTGCACCCTGGTGAGACGAAAATCATCAAATACGATGCGAAAAACTTAACTAAAGTCGCCACTATCGGGCAAGCTGTGCCTTCTGTAACACCGGGTGTAGCGGCGAAGTACTTCAATAAAATCGAATGTTTTTGTTTTAACCATCAGCCTTTAGAGGGTGGTGAAAATGCAGAATTGCCGTTGGTGTTCTATATCGATCCTGACTTGCCGAAAGAGATAGAAACACTGACGTTAGCTTACACCCTATTTAACGTTGCCATGGATAACCCAACGGCTGAGCAACACAGTGAGGTGGATAATGTCAAAGCCCTATAG
- the ctaD gene encoding cytochrome c oxidase subunit I — protein sequence MTDMSRQEAEVAAGHIDTEQDHHEHQPAKGLKRWLFTTNHKDIGTLYLLFSLTMFFVGGAMAMVIRAELFQPGLQLVEPNFFNQMTTVHGLIMVFGAVMPAFTGLANWMIPMMIGAPDMALPRMNNWSFWILPFAFSLLLASLFMEGGGPNFGWTFYAPLSTTYSPASTGLFVFAIHIMGISSIMGAINVVVTIVNMRAPGMTYMKMPLFVWTWLITAFLLIAVMPVLAGAVTMVLTDKYFGTSFFDAAGGGDPVMFQHIFWFFGHPEVYIMILPSFGIISAIIPAFSRKKLFGYSSMVYATASIAGLSFLVWAHHMFTTGMPVAAELFFMYCTMLISVPTGVKVFNWVATMWRGSLTFEVPMLFALAFIVLFTIGGFSGLMLAITPADFQYHDTYFVVAHFHYVLVSGAIFSIMAAAYYWLPKWTGHMFDERLAKWHFWCSLISVNILFFPMHFLGLAGMPRRIPDYALQFADINAVVSIGGFLFGASQLIFLAVLFKCIRGGEKAAAKPWEGAEGLEWTVPSPAPYHTFSTPPKIDP from the coding sequence ATGACGGATATGTCGCGACAAGAAGCCGAAGTAGCTGCTGGACACATAGATACGGAGCAGGATCATCATGAGCATCAACCTGCAAAGGGGTTAAAGCGCTGGCTGTTTACCACTAACCATAAAGACATTGGCACACTTTATCTATTGTTCAGTTTAACCATGTTCTTTGTTGGTGGCGCAATGGCGATGGTGATCCGCGCGGAGTTATTCCAGCCTGGATTACAGCTCGTTGAGCCTAACTTCTTTAATCAAATGACAACTGTACATGGTTTGATCATGGTGTTTGGGGCGGTGATGCCAGCCTTTACTGGGCTTGCAAACTGGATGATCCCAATGATGATTGGGGCACCTGATATGGCACTGCCAAGGATGAATAACTGGAGTTTTTGGATCTTACCATTCGCGTTTTCTTTGCTATTAGCATCTCTTTTTATGGAAGGGGGCGGTCCTAACTTTGGTTGGACTTTCTATGCACCGCTTTCAACCACTTACAGTCCAGCCAGTACAGGCTTGTTCGTATTTGCCATTCACATTATGGGGATAAGCTCCATCATGGGAGCGATTAACGTGGTTGTGACCATTGTAAATATGCGTGCACCGGGCATGACATATATGAAAATGCCACTGTTTGTTTGGACATGGTTGATCACAGCATTTTTATTAATTGCGGTGATGCCAGTGCTTGCAGGGGCAGTAACCATGGTACTGACCGATAAATACTTTGGTACCAGCTTTTTTGATGCTGCTGGTGGTGGTGATCCGGTGATGTTCCAGCATATTTTCTGGTTCTTTGGTCACCCTGAAGTGTACATCATGATTTTGCCGAGTTTCGGTATTATTTCGGCTATTATCCCTGCGTTTTCGCGTAAGAAACTCTTTGGTTATAGCTCGATGGTGTATGCCACTGCTTCCATTGCTGGGCTTAGCTTTTTGGTTTGGGCGCACCATATGTTTACCACTGGTATGCCAGTAGCTGCTGAGCTATTTTTCATGTATTGCACCATGTTGATCTCGGTGCCCACAGGGGTAAAAGTCTTTAACTGGGTCGCTACTATGTGGCGGGGTTCGTTGACCTTTGAAGTGCCAATGTTATTTGCGCTGGCCTTTATTGTCTTGTTCACCATTGGTGGTTTTTCAGGATTGATGCTGGCGATCACACCAGCGGATTTCCAATATCACGACACCTATTTTGTGGTAGCACACTTCCATTATGTACTGGTATCGGGGGCGATTTTCTCGATTATGGCAGCAGCCTATTACTGGTTACCTAAATGGACAGGGCATATGTTCGATGAGCGCCTAGCCAAATGGCATTTTTGGTGCTCACTGATTTCGGTCAACATTCTTTTCTTCCCAATGCACTTCTTAGGGCTGGCAGGTATGCCTCGCCGTATTCCTGATTATGCACTGCAATTTGCTGATATTAATGCAGTGGTCAGTATTGGTGGGTTCTTATTTGGCGCATCCCAACTTATTTTCTTAGCAGTACTGTTCAAGTGTATTCGAGGTGGTGAGAAAGCGGCAGCGAAACCTTGGGAAGGGGCTGAAGGGCTAGAATGGACTGTACCGTCACCTGCGCCATACCATACCTTCTCGACACCACCCAAGATAGATCCTTAG